Part of the Qipengyuania sp. SS22 genome, GCTCGGGTTCGGCATGCGTTCCGGCACCGCCGTGGCTGTCCTCGACGAGGACCTGGGCCGCTTCGGTGGCGAAGACTTCGGGCGCGGCGTTAGCCATGGCTCAGGGCCTCCTTGACGGCCTTAGTGGCGACGGGCTTGGTCACGCTGACGCCGGCGAGGCGCGAGACGATGTCCTGTGCCGCTTCGGCAGCGACCGCTTCGACTTCGGTCAGCGCCGCAGTGCGGGCTTCGGCGATACCGTGTTCGGCTTCGGCAAGTTTCTTGTCGAGCCGCGCCTGTGCCGCCTTCAGTTTCTTTTCGGACTTGGCCGCAGCCTCGTCCTTGGCCCCGGCGACGATTGCCTGCGCCGCGGCGCGGTTCTCGTTCTCGCGGACCCGCCAGGCTTCTTCCTCGGCGTCGGCAGCATCGCGCGCAGCCTTGGCTGCAGCGAGGTCGGCGGCGATCTGGCCGTCACGCTGGGCGACGGTTTCCATCACCCTCGGCACCATGCCGCGGCCGATGACGAAGAAGGTGATGCCGAAAAAGACCAGCAGCCAGAAGACCTGGCTGGACCATGTTTCGGCAAGCTGTGCGATCTGGGGCATGGCAGCTCTCGAAAGGCGGGTACGAAAAATTCACGGCACCGGCCAGGACATGTCCCCGGCCGGTGCGATATCGGCAGTCGCTGTTAGGCGACGAAGATCAGGATCATCGACACGACGAACGCCAGCAGGCCGAGAAGTTCGGCAGCGGCGAAGCCGATGAACAGGCGGCCCTGCTGGCCGTCGGCAGCACCCGGATTGCGCAGCGCGCTTTCGAGGAACGAACCGAAGACGTTACCCACACCGATCGCGGCCATACCGGCACCGATCGCTGCGAGGCCTGCACCGATGAGCTTTGCAGCTTCCATTTCCATGACAAACTCCTTTGAAAAATCTGATTGATAGATGACTTAGTGAAGGTTCTCGGCGTCGTTGATATACAGCGACGTCAGAAGAGCGAAAACATAGGCTTGGATACCGGCGACCAGCAGTTCGAGCGCGCAGATGCCGATCATCAGGATAAAGCTGGGCAGGCCGACCATCAGGCCGAAAGTGGCGCCGGCATTGGTGCCGTCGATCACGAAGCTCGACAGCACTTCGAGCAGCACGTGGCCGGCCATCATGGCGACGAACAGTCGCAGGCCGAGGCTGAACGGACGCACCATGAACGAGATGAACTCGATCGGCGCGATGATCGGAATCATCGGCAGCGGCGTGCCTTGCGGCACGAACAGGCTGAAGAAGTGGAAGCCGTGCTTCCAGAAGCCGACCAGCAGCACGATCGAGAAACTGATGATCGCGAGCACGCCGGTAACGGTGAAGTGGCTGGTGAAAGTGAACGGGTGCAGCCCGAAAATGCCCAACGGCAGCAGGCCGAGGAGGTTGGCGAACAGGATGAACATGAACAGGCTGAAGACATAGGGCACGTATTTGCGCCCGGCCTTGCCGATATTGGCTTCCAGCATGTTGTCGATGAAACCGGTGAAGGTTTCGACCGTCATCTGCCAGCGCCCGGGCACCAGTTCGCGCTTCATCCCGCCCAGCACGAAGAGGAAGAGCACCACGGTGGTGATCAGCATCCACATTGCGCTGTTGGTGAAGGCGATGTTGTAACCGGCCAGTTCCCAACCGCCCGAACCGGCAAGCGGTTCGATGGTGAACTGGTACATCGGATCGACTTTGGCCTGCTCGGCTGCCACGTCTGTTTCGTCCCTAGAACCTGTAACGAACGCCCCGGAAATCCCGCGAGGGGATCATTCGTCGGGGCGCTTGTTTGCCGCACGGAAAATGTTTCTGAAGGCGACCACTATTCCGAGGAACAGGCCGATCAACAGACCCCAGGGATTGGTACCGGTGAAATAGCCGATGGCATAACCGATGACCGCACCGCCAAGAAGCCCGCCGAGAAGGTCCGCCAGAACCCGGTTGCCGCTACGATAATTCGCATCGGCACCCGAAGCCGTGGGACGGTTACGCTGCTCTTCGCGCTGCTGGGCGGCCGAGAGCCGCTTCTCCAGCGCGTCGATCCGCGCATCCTCCTCGATAGGTTCTCGTGCGGGTTCGTCGTCGCTCATGCCTTGCTCCTTTAAGGGGGTTGCGCGGCACGGGCACGGACTTGCCCGCCGAGGGCGACGACCCCTTAGAAGGGGGGTGGTGGCAAGTCAACACGGAGCGGGGCGAGCTACGCCCGAAGTATCACAAAAAAGCCCACTTTCTTACGGACAGCGTGGATCGCGCAGCGGGGCACCGGTGCCGCGGGTCTGCCAGCTGCCATCGGGTGCCTGGTATTTCTCGCCCGGTTCGGTGGCGAGGATCGCCTGGCAACCGGCGGTCAGGGCATATTCCTCGATCGTCGCATTGTTCGCCTTAGCGCGTTCCGAATAAACAGCGCGGCGCTTGATGTTGATATCGTTGACGATCCGGCGCAGCGCGGGCGTTTCGCCGACCACGATGCCCAGATAGCCATCCATCCGCTCGCCGACCTGGCCCGACGAACGGGCCGCGGCATAGGCGGGATCGCGCTGTGCGAAGGCCGGTGCGGCGAAGCCGCCCAGCGCGGTGGCCATGGCCGCAGCCACCAGAACCGGTTTCGTCATCTTGTTCATAATGTCACCCATCAGAAGATATCCGCATTGTCCTCGATCGTATTGCCCGCATCCTCGGCGAGCCGGTAGATCACTTCCTGGCGGATGTTGACGTTCAACTCGATCACGATCGGCTCTTCGGGCGCATTCACCGTAAT contains:
- a CDS encoding F0F1 ATP synthase subunit C, with product MEMEAAKLIGAGLAAIGAGMAAIGVGNVFGSFLESALRNPGAADGQQGRLFIGFAAAELLGLLAFVVSMILIFVA
- a CDS encoding YdbL family protein; the protein is MTKPVLVAAAMATALGGFAAPAFAQRDPAYAAARSSGQVGERMDGYLGIVVGETPALRRIVNDINIKRRAVYSERAKANNATIEEYALTAGCQAILATEPGEKYQAPDGSWQTRGTGAPLRDPRCP
- a CDS encoding ATPase, coding for MPQIAQLAETWSSQVFWLLVFFGITFFVIGRGMVPRVMETVAQRDGQIAADLAAAKAARDAADAEEEAWRVRENENRAAAQAIVAGAKDEAAAKSEKKLKAAQARLDKKLAEAEHGIAEARTAALTEVEAVAAEAAQDIVSRLAGVSVTKPVATKAVKEALSHG
- a CDS encoding YnbE family lipoprotein; protein product: MKYPKLTGRMAAAMLATVALGGCITVNAPEEPIVIELNVNIRQEVIYRLAEDAGNTIEDNADIF
- a CDS encoding AtpZ/AtpI family protein; this encodes MSDDEPAREPIEEDARIDALEKRLSAAQQREEQRNRPTASGADANYRSGNRVLADLLGGLLGGAVIGYAIGYFTGTNPWGLLIGLFLGIVVAFRNIFRAANKRPDE
- a CDS encoding F0F1 ATP synthase subunit A, producing the protein MAAEQAKVDPMYQFTIEPLAGSGGWELAGYNIAFTNSAMWMLITTVVLFLFVLGGMKRELVPGRWQMTVETFTGFIDNMLEANIGKAGRKYVPYVFSLFMFILFANLLGLLPLGIFGLHPFTFTSHFTVTGVLAIISFSIVLLVGFWKHGFHFFSLFVPQGTPLPMIPIIAPIEFISFMVRPFSLGLRLFVAMMAGHVLLEVLSSFVIDGTNAGATFGLMVGLPSFILMIGICALELLVAGIQAYVFALLTSLYINDAENLH